The Astatotilapia calliptera chromosome 2, fAstCal1.2, whole genome shotgun sequence genome includes a window with the following:
- the guf1 gene encoding translation factor Guf1, mitochondrial isoform X1: MSFSMVKRCCGTPLFRRVLQFKMCRRKNQDSNVTYTVFRHRWMKALPVLCSSSRRLSTQSDKDAVDLSKFPVDRIRNFCIIAHIDHGKSTLADRLLEMTGAIAKTEKNKQVLDKLQVERERGITVKAQTASLFYNHEGQRYLLNLIDTPGHVDFSYEVSRSISACQGVLLIVDANQGIQAQTVANFYLAFEAQLTIIPVINKIDLKNADPERVESQIEKVFDIPREECIRISAKLGTNVDKVLQAVVNRIPPPIASTEDPFKALVFDSNFDHYRGVVANIAVFGGWVKKGDKIVSAHLGKAYEVNELGLLRPDEHPTQKLFAGQVGYIIAGMKDVKEAQIGDTLYLQEQPVEALPGFKPAKAMVFAGMYPMDQSEYTGLRSAIERLTLNDSSVAVQRDSSLALGAGWRLGFLGLLHMEVFNQRLEQEYNASVIVTAPTVPYKAVLSSAKLIKEHGSEEITIVNPAQFPDRSVVSEYLEPMVLGTILAPDVYIGKIMTLCLNRRAVQKNMVYIDDQRVMMKYLFPLNEIVVDFYDLLKSLSSGYASFDYENAGYQAADLIKMDILLNGRPVEELTTVVHRERAYSTGKAMCERLKDSIPRQMFEIAIQAAIGSKVIARETIKAYRKNVLAKCYGGDITRKMKLLKKQAEGKKKMRRIGNVEVPKDAFISVLKRKEK; encoded by the exons ATGTCGTTTTCTATGGTGAAACGGTGCTGTGGGACGCCCCTGTTTAGACGTGTGCTGCAGTTTAAAATGTGCAGAAGGAAGAATCAAGACTCTAATGTGACCTACACAGTGTTTAGACACCGCTGGATGAAAGCACTGCCTGTGCTATGCAGCAGCTCCAGGAGGCTAAGCACCCAGTCCGACAAG GATGCTGTGGACCTGTCCAAATTCCCTGTGGACAGAATCAGGAACTTCTGCATCATCGCCCATATTGATCACGGGAAAAGCACCTTGGCTGACAGACTGCTGGAAATGACTG GTGCGATAGCGAAGACAGAGAAGAACAAACAGGTGCTGGACAAGCTGCAGGTGGAGCGAGAGAGGGGGATAACCGTAAAGGCCCAGACAGCGTCTTTGTTTTACAACCACGAGGGGCAGCGGTACCTCCTGAACCTCATTGACACCCCG GGTCACGTCGACTTCAGCTACGAAGTGTCTCGCTCGATTTCTGCTTGCCAGGGTGTCCTGTTGATCGTTGATGCCAATCAG GGCATTCAGGCACAAACTGTTGCTAACTTCTACCTGGCATTTGAAGCTCAGCTGACAATCATTCCCGTCATCAATAAG ATTGATTTGAAAAATGCTGATCCAGAGCGGGTGGAGTCACAGATTGAAAAGGTGTTTGATATTCCACGCGAAGAATGCATCAGG ATTTCAGCTAAACTTGGAACAAATGTTGACAAGGTGCTCCAAGCTGTTGTAAACAGGATTCCACC GCCCATAGCGAGCACTGAAGACCCATTTAAAGCCTTAGTGTTTGACTCCAATTTTGACCACTACAGAGGAGTCGTGGCCAACATTGCCGTGTTTGGAGGTTGGGTCAAAAAAGGGGACAAGATCGTGTCGGCACATCTCGGAAAAGCCTACGAGGTCAACGAGCTAGGCCTTCTCCGGCCAGATGAGCACCCAACGCAGAAGCT ATTTGCAGGTCAGGTGGGTTACATCATAGCAGGGATGAAGGATGTGAAAGAGGCCCAGATCGGTGACACACTCTACCTGCAGGAACAGCCAGTCGAAGCTCTCCCAGGATTCAAACCTGCCAAAGCCATGGTCTTTGCTG GCATGTATCCAATGGACCAGTCAGAATACACTGGCCTCCGCAGCGCCATTGAAAGACTGACCCTGAATGACTCAAGTGTCGCAGTGCAAAGAGACAGCAGTCTGGCCCTGGGGGCAGGATGGAG ACTTGGCTTCCTGGGTCTCCTCCACATGGAGGTGTTCAATCAGAGGCTGGAGCAGGAATACAATGCTTCTGTTATCGTGACTGCGCCCACCGTGCCCTACAAGGCTGTGCTCTCCTCAGCCAAACTCATCAAG GAACATGGCAGTGAGGAGATAACCATTGTGAATCCTGCTCAGTTCCCCGACAGGTCGGTCGTGTCAGAGTATTTGGAGCCCATGGTCCTGGGGACCATTCTCGCTCCAGACGTTTACATTGGAAAGATTATGACTCTGTGTTTG AATCGCAGGGCGGTCCAGAAGAACATGGTGTACATAGATGACCAGCGTGTCATGATGAAATATCTCTTCCCTTTAAATGAAATCGTGGTGGATTTCTATGACCTCCTCAAATCACTCTCATCTGGATACGCCAG CTTTGATTATGAGAATGCAGGTTACCAGGCTGCTGATTTGATAAAGATGGATATTCTGCTGAATGGACGCCCAGTAGAAGAGCTGACCACAGTTGTACACAG GGAGCGTGCGTACAGTACAGGGAAAGCCATGTGTGAGCGACTAAAGGACTCCATCCCAAGGCAGATGTTTGAGATTGCCATACAGGCAGCTATTGGAAGTAAGGTCATTGCGAGAGAAAC AATAAAGGCGTACAGAAAAAATGTTCTTGCAAAATGT TATGGAGGTGACATTACACGGAAAATGAAGCTACTGAAGAAACAGGCAGAAGGTAAAAAGAAGATGAGGCGTATCGGCAATGTGGAAGTTCCCAAAGATGCTTTTATTAGTGTtctgaagaggaaagaaaaatag
- the guf1 gene encoding translation factor GUF1, mitochondrial isoform X2, with the protein MKDVKEAQIGDTLYLQEQPVEALPGFKPAKAMVFAGMYPMDQSEYTGLRSAIERLTLNDSSVAVQRDSSLALGAGWRLGFLGLLHMEVFNQRLEQEYNASVIVTAPTVPYKAVLSSAKLIKEHGSEEITIVNPAQFPDRSVVSEYLEPMVLGTILAPDVYIGKIMTLCLNRRAVQKNMVYIDDQRVMMKYLFPLNEIVVDFYDLLKSLSSGYASFDYENAGYQAADLIKMDILLNGRPVEELTTVVHRERAYSTGKAMCERLKDSIPRQMFEIAIQAAIGSKVIARETIKAYRKNVLAKCYGGDITRKMKLLKKQAEGKKKMRRIGNVEVPKDAFISVLKRKEK; encoded by the exons ATGAAGGATGTGAAAGAGGCCCAGATCGGTGACACACTCTACCTGCAGGAACAGCCAGTCGAAGCTCTCCCAGGATTCAAACCTGCCAAAGCCATGGTCTTTGCTG GCATGTATCCAATGGACCAGTCAGAATACACTGGCCTCCGCAGCGCCATTGAAAGACTGACCCTGAATGACTCAAGTGTCGCAGTGCAAAGAGACAGCAGTCTGGCCCTGGGGGCAGGATGGAG ACTTGGCTTCCTGGGTCTCCTCCACATGGAGGTGTTCAATCAGAGGCTGGAGCAGGAATACAATGCTTCTGTTATCGTGACTGCGCCCACCGTGCCCTACAAGGCTGTGCTCTCCTCAGCCAAACTCATCAAG GAACATGGCAGTGAGGAGATAACCATTGTGAATCCTGCTCAGTTCCCCGACAGGTCGGTCGTGTCAGAGTATTTGGAGCCCATGGTCCTGGGGACCATTCTCGCTCCAGACGTTTACATTGGAAAGATTATGACTCTGTGTTTG AATCGCAGGGCGGTCCAGAAGAACATGGTGTACATAGATGACCAGCGTGTCATGATGAAATATCTCTTCCCTTTAAATGAAATCGTGGTGGATTTCTATGACCTCCTCAAATCACTCTCATCTGGATACGCCAG CTTTGATTATGAGAATGCAGGTTACCAGGCTGCTGATTTGATAAAGATGGATATTCTGCTGAATGGACGCCCAGTAGAAGAGCTGACCACAGTTGTACACAG GGAGCGTGCGTACAGTACAGGGAAAGCCATGTGTGAGCGACTAAAGGACTCCATCCCAAGGCAGATGTTTGAGATTGCCATACAGGCAGCTATTGGAAGTAAGGTCATTGCGAGAGAAAC AATAAAGGCGTACAGAAAAAATGTTCTTGCAAAATGT TATGGAGGTGACATTACACGGAAAATGAAGCTACTGAAGAAACAGGCAGAAGGTAAAAAGAAGATGAGGCGTATCGGCAATGTGGAAGTTCCCAAAGATGCTTTTATTAGTGTtctgaagaggaaagaaaaatag